One Candidatus Limnocylindrales bacterium genomic window carries:
- the secF gene encoding protein translocase subunit SecF — translation MFELIKPDTRIDFMKLRPYAFAFSAVLTVLGLIVLFARGGPNYGIDFTGGLLLHVGVDPSVTISEMRAAVDELGEAAEGASVQDFGNQPGEYLLRLAVTDESLAQGTGQQIKEKLAAKFADKSFRDLRTEMVGPKVGADLRQRGILSVLASTVIMGIYIAFRFDLRFGVGAAVALFHDVLVTVSALALANFEVDLTVVAALLTCVGYSVNDTVVVSDRIRENMFESPKEDLRHLINRSLNETLSRTVLTGGTTFMVLVVLFFIGGGVIHAFAYTLIVGLLIGTYSSIFIASPIVELWKGGAPSQGKA, via the coding sequence ATGTTCGAGCTCATCAAACCCGACACTCGCATCGACTTCATGAAGCTGCGCCCGTACGCGTTCGCGTTCTCCGCGGTGCTGACGGTGCTCGGCCTCATCGTGCTGTTCGCGCGCGGCGGCCCCAATTACGGCATCGACTTCACCGGCGGCCTTCTGCTGCACGTCGGCGTCGACCCTTCGGTGACGATCTCGGAGATGCGCGCCGCGGTCGACGAGCTCGGCGAGGCCGCCGAAGGCGCGTCCGTGCAGGACTTCGGCAACCAGCCCGGCGAATACCTGCTGCGCCTCGCGGTCACGGATGAATCGCTGGCGCAGGGGACCGGACAGCAGATCAAGGAGAAGCTGGCGGCGAAGTTTGCGGACAAGAGCTTCCGCGACCTGCGCACGGAGATGGTCGGCCCCAAAGTCGGCGCCGACCTTCGCCAGCGCGGCATCCTGTCGGTGCTCGCATCCACCGTCATCATGGGCATCTACATCGCCTTCCGCTTCGACCTGCGCTTCGGCGTGGGCGCTGCGGTGGCCTTGTTCCACGACGTCCTGGTGACGGTATCGGCGCTGGCGCTGGCCAACTTCGAGGTGGACCTGACGGTGGTGGCGGCCCTGCTCACCTGCGTCGGCTACTCGGTCAACGACACCGTGGTGGTCTCCGACCGCATCCGGGAGAACATGTTCGAGTCGCCCAAGGAGGACCTGCGCCACCTCATCAACCGCAGCCTCAACGAAACGCTCTCGCGCACCGTTCTGACCGGCGGCACCACCTTCATGGTGCTGGTGGTTCTTTTCTTCATCGGGGGCGGGGTCATCCACGCCTTCGCCTATACCCTGATCGTCGGCCTGCTCATCGGCACCTATTCCTCGATCTTCATTGCCAGCCCCATCGTGGAGCTGTGGAAGGGTGGCGCCCCCAGCCAAGGAAAGGCATGA